The sequence CGGTTCCCCGCGCCCCTCCACGGGGCGCGGCTCATTTCCCCGTGGCCGCTCAGAACACTCGCGCGACGGTGAGCGGCAGCGCCGACCAGATCACCTTGCCTCCCGTCGCCGTGTGCTCCACGTCGCACACCCCGCCCGCCTCGCGTGTGATCTCGCGTACGAGGAGGAGGCCACGGCCGCCCGTCTGGCCGTGGTCGGCCTCCAGCGCAGTGGGGCGGTAGGGGTGGTTGTCCTCGACGGAGACCCGCACCCATTCGGCGCCGACGGCGACCTCGACGGCGAGCATCGGGGAGAGCAGGGCCGCGTGCCGGACCGCGTTGGTCACCAGCTCGGAGACGATCAGCAGCAGCCCCTGGACGGTGTCGTCCGAGACCGGTACGCCCTGGCGGGCCAGCAGATCACGGACCGCGTGCCGCGCCTGCGGTACGGAGGCGTCGACGGCCGGAGCGGTGAACCGCCAGACTCCCTCGTAAGGCAGCGGGCCGGGTGGTCTCCCTTCGGGGGGCGCCTCCCCGCTGTCTTCAGGACGTGGGCCGGACCCCCGCCCCTGGTCGTCCATCGTCCGGTCGCCACCCTTGCGCTCGATTGTCACCACACGTCGAGTGTTGGTAACACGCTGGTCCGTACCGGATAACTGAACAGAAGTCAGCGAGTATCGTCCTTTTCTGATCACCTCCGCATGACACGGTCAGCTGCGTGATCGATCCTGTCCGCCCTGTGCCGAATTCGGAACTCTTCGGGTTGTACGGGTTAGGCCCGGGACAAGACCGCCCGGACCGACGACATAGCATCCGGCCATGGAGCCGCAGCTGCTGCACAGCATCGCCGACGGGGTCGCCACCGTCGTGATCCACCACCCCGCCAAGCGCAACGCCATGACGGCGGACATGTGGCGGGCGCTGCCGCCCCTGCTCGACACCCTGGCCCACGACCCTGCCGTACGCGTGCTCGTGCTCACCGGGGAGGGCGGGACGTTCTGCGCCGGGGCCGACATCTCCTCGCTGCGGGGTTCGACCGGGCAGGCGCAGGGCCTCGCCGTGCGGGCGGAGGAAGCACTCGCCGCGTTCCCGAAACCGACACTGGCCGCCGTACGCGGCTACTGCGTGGGCGGCGGATGCCAGCTCGCCGCGGCGTGCGATCTGCGGTTCACGGACGAGCAGGCCGCGTTCGGTATCACTCCGGCGAAGCTGGGGATCGTCTACGCGGCCTCCTCCACCCGGCGGTTGGTGTCCCTGGTGGGGCCGGCGACGGCCAAGTACCTGCTGTTCTCCGGCGAGTTGATCGACGCGGGGCGGGCGCTGCGCACCGGTCTGGTGGACGAGGTGCTGCCCGCCGGCGAACTGGACGCGCGCGTGGCGGAGTTCGCCCGGATCCTCGTGTCCCGTTCGCAGCTGACGCAGGCCGCGGCGAAGGAGTTCGCCGACGGGCGCAGCGACCGGGACGGGTACTGGGCTCGGCAGGCGCGGGAGGGCGACGACACCGCGGAGGGGATCGCCGCCTTCCTGGAGCGCCGCCCGCCGGACTTCACGTGGACCACGTCGGACCGCTGGGCACCGCCGGAGAACGCCGGAAATCGCTAGCCCCGGAGATCGCCGGCCCCGGCGATCACTAGGAGAGGATGAAGCGGCTGCGTGAGCGGAGGCGCTCGACGAGGTGCGCGGGTGCCTTCCGCGGGGAGCCCGCGTCGTAGGGCGGCCGGGGGTCGTACTCCACCGCCAGCTGCACGGTCTGGGCATGTTCGTCGCCCGCGATCCTGCCGAGCAGCGTGAGGCCCATGTCGATGCCGGCCGAGACCCCGGCGGCCGTGACGTACTTGCCGTCGGTCACGACCCGCTCCCCCGTCGGCTCGGCGCCGAAGCGCTTCAGGTGGTCGAGGGCCAGCCAGTGGGAGGTCGCGCGGCGGCCCTCCAGCAGTCCCGCCGCCGCCAGCAG is a genomic window of Streptomyces sp. NBC_00414 containing:
- a CDS encoding DJ-1/PfpI family protein yields the protein MQIAIVIFDRFTALDAVGPYETLGRLPDAETVFVAEQRGPVRTDTGNLAITADKTLAEVPRPDIVVVAGGPGQTPQMENEALLDWLRTADATSTWTTSVCTGSLLLAAAGLLEGRRATSHWLALDHLKRFGAEPTGERVVTDGKYVTAAGVSAGIDMGLTLLGRIAGDEHAQTVQLAVEYDPRPPYDAGSPRKAPAHLVERLRSRSRFILS
- a CDS encoding ATP-binding protein — encoded protein: MDDQGRGSGPRPEDSGEAPPEGRPPGPLPYEGVWRFTAPAVDASVPQARHAVRDLLARQGVPVSDDTVQGLLLIVSELVTNAVRHAALLSPMLAVEVAVGAEWVRVSVEDNHPYRPTALEADHGQTGGRGLLLVREITREAGGVCDVEHTATGGKVIWSALPLTVARVF
- a CDS encoding enoyl-CoA hydratase/isomerase family protein → MEPQLLHSIADGVATVVIHHPAKRNAMTADMWRALPPLLDTLAHDPAVRVLVLTGEGGTFCAGADISSLRGSTGQAQGLAVRAEEALAAFPKPTLAAVRGYCVGGGCQLAAACDLRFTDEQAAFGITPAKLGIVYAASSTRRLVSLVGPATAKYLLFSGELIDAGRALRTGLVDEVLPAGELDARVAEFARILVSRSQLTQAAAKEFADGRSDRDGYWARQAREGDDTAEGIAAFLERRPPDFTWTTSDRWAPPENAGNR